Proteins encoded in a region of the Saccharothrix ecbatanensis genome:
- the crcB gene encoding fluoride efflux transporter CrcB, whose protein sequence is MTALLVFVGAAIGAPLRYLTDRVIQSWHMTRFPFGTLAVNVVGSFALGCVAGTSPHLVALLGTGLCGALTTYSTFSFETVRLAEDGAYWQAFANAATSIAAGVAAAALGYALT, encoded by the coding sequence GTGACGGCGCTCCTGGTGTTCGTCGGCGCGGCCATCGGCGCACCGCTGCGCTACCTGACCGACCGCGTCATCCAGTCCTGGCACATGACCCGGTTCCCGTTCGGCACGCTGGCGGTGAACGTCGTCGGCTCGTTCGCGCTCGGCTGCGTGGCCGGCACGTCACCGCACCTGGTCGCGCTCCTCGGCACCGGCCTGTGCGGCGCGCTGACCACCTACAGCACGTTCAGCTTCGAAACCGTCCGCCTGGCCGAGGACGGCGCGTACTGGCAAGCGTTTGCGAACGCCGCCACCAGCATCGCCGCCGGCGTAGCCGCCGCTGCTCTCGGCTACGCCCTGACCTGA
- a CDS encoding fluoride efflux transporter FluC has translation MRTDPEDPEPRPDHVHVEPVDPDVSLDVPAQRRELGPAVLAAIALGGGLGGLARYGLSGVIPGPWGFLLINVLGSALIGVLMVLVPRLHPLARPFLGVGVLGGFTTFSTYALDAVHLGASAFVYLFGTLFLALGATFAAMALTRKVFG, from the coding sequence GTGCGCACTGATCCCGAGGACCCGGAACCCCGGCCGGATCACGTGCACGTCGAGCCGGTCGACCCGGACGTCTCGCTCGACGTCCCGGCGCAACGCCGTGAGCTCGGTCCGGCGGTCCTGGCGGCCATCGCGCTGGGTGGCGGGCTCGGTGGCCTGGCCCGGTACGGCCTGTCCGGCGTCATCCCCGGCCCGTGGGGCTTCCTCCTGATCAACGTGCTGGGCAGCGCGCTGATCGGCGTCCTGATGGTGCTGGTGCCCCGGTTGCACCCGCTGGCCCGGCCGTTCCTGGGCGTCGGTGTGCTGGGCGGGTTCACCACGTTCTCGACGTACGCGCTGGACGCCGTGCACCTGGGCGCGTCGGCTTTCGTCTACCTGTTCGGGACCTTGTTCCTGGCGCTGGGCGCCACGTTCGCCGCCATGGCGTTGACCAGGAAGGTGTTCGGGTGA
- a CDS encoding dihydrolipoyl dehydrogenase family protein, translating to MIVIGGGPVGENAAARTAAGGLRTALVEAERVGGECSYWACMPSKALLRPGHALAAARRVPGVPVGDRLDPAEVLKRRNSFTSDWDDSGQVEWAEGAGLTVVRGRGRLAGERRVEVDGRVLTATKAVVVCTGSVPRIPSLPGLADVPYWTSREATAAQEVPTSLVVLGGGVVGVEMAQAWARLGSEVTLVVSGERPLPKFEAFAGDLVAEGLREDGVRVVTGVKATGVSTSDGSVSLRLSDDSSVSGAHLLVATGRQPATFDLGVEQFGFTAGKALEVDDTGRVSGVDWLYAAGDVTGRALLTHQGKYAARAVGTAIVTGATDPEPWTAPVATADHTAVPQVVFTDPEVASVGWSEAQAREAGLEIRVVDLDIAVAGSSLHADGYRGKARMIVDERKRTLVGVTFAGPDVAEMIHAATIAIVGEVTVDRLWHAVPAYPTISEVWLRLLEAYGL from the coding sequence GTGATCGTGATCGGCGGTGGGCCGGTGGGCGAGAACGCCGCCGCCCGGACCGCCGCCGGCGGACTCCGCACCGCGCTGGTGGAAGCCGAACGCGTGGGCGGTGAGTGTTCGTACTGGGCCTGCATGCCGAGCAAGGCGTTGCTGCGCCCCGGCCACGCGCTCGCCGCCGCCCGCCGGGTGCCGGGAGTTCCGGTCGGTGACCGGCTGGACCCGGCGGAGGTGCTGAAGCGGCGCAACAGCTTCACCTCCGACTGGGACGACTCGGGCCAGGTCGAGTGGGCCGAGGGCGCCGGGTTGACCGTGGTCCGCGGCCGTGGCCGGCTGGCGGGGGAGCGGCGGGTCGAGGTCGACGGCCGGGTGCTGACCGCGACGAAGGCGGTCGTCGTGTGCACCGGCAGCGTGCCGCGCATCCCGTCGTTGCCCGGCCTGGCGGACGTGCCTTATTGGACGTCCCGCGAGGCGACCGCGGCGCAGGAGGTGCCCACGTCGTTGGTGGTGCTCGGCGGCGGCGTGGTCGGCGTCGAGATGGCGCAGGCGTGGGCCAGGCTGGGTTCGGAGGTCACGCTGGTCGTCTCCGGTGAACGGCCGTTGCCCAAGTTCGAGGCGTTCGCGGGCGATCTGGTCGCCGAAGGCCTGCGCGAGGACGGCGTCCGTGTCGTCACCGGCGTGAAGGCGACCGGTGTGTCCACTTCGGATGGCAGTGTGTCGTTGCGACTGTCCGACGACTCCTCGGTGTCCGGCGCGCACCTGCTCGTGGCCACCGGCCGCCAACCCGCCACCTTCGACCTCGGCGTCGAGCAGTTCGGCTTCACCGCCGGCAAGGCCCTGGAGGTCGACGACACCGGCCGGGTGTCCGGAGTGGACTGGCTGTACGCGGCGGGCGACGTCACCGGCCGCGCGCTGCTCACCCACCAGGGCAAGTACGCCGCGCGGGCGGTCGGCACGGCGATCGTCACCGGCGCCACCGACCCCGAACCGTGGACCGCGCCCGTCGCCACCGCCGACCACACCGCCGTGCCGCAGGTCGTCTTCACCGACCCGGAAGTGGCGTCGGTGGGCTGGTCGGAGGCGCAGGCCCGGGAGGCCGGGCTGGAGATCCGGGTGGTCGACCTGGACATCGCGGTGGCCGGGTCGTCCCTGCACGCCGACGGGTACCGGGGCAAGGCCCGGATGATCGTGGACGAGCGCAAGCGCACGCTGGTGGGCGTCACGTTCGCCGGCCCGGATGTCGCCGAGATGATCCACGCGGCGACCATCGCGATCGTCGGCGAGGTCACCGTGGACCGGTTGTGGCACGCGGTGCCGGCGTACCCGACGATCAGCGAGGTCTGGTTGCGGCTGCTGGAGGCGTACGGCTTGTAG
- a CDS encoding SAM-dependent methyltransferase, with product MAERLSWVPSNIDTGLPSAARLYDYLLGGGHNFAADRALAEKFLVAQPNARTIARLNRAFLRRAVLHLVDAGVRQFLDLGSGIPTVGNVHEIAQKAAPESRVVYVDYEDVAVAHSRMILEHDDQSAVLQEDMTDPHAVLAGVRKTGLIDFSEPVGVLTVGVFHFVPPERDPAGVVAVYRDAVVPGSYLALSQFTADLQPEEMAGIVAVMKNSANPMFPRGHAEIAALFEGFDLVEPGVVPLPLWRPEDGAVDEDADRAGIFAGVGRKT from the coding sequence GTGGCGGAACGGCTGAGCTGGGTCCCGAGCAACATCGACACCGGGCTGCCCAGCGCCGCGCGGCTCTACGACTACCTGCTGGGCGGTGGCCACAACTTCGCCGCCGACCGGGCGCTGGCGGAGAAGTTCCTCGTCGCCCAGCCCAACGCCCGCACCATCGCCCGGCTCAACCGCGCGTTCCTGCGCCGGGCCGTGCTGCACCTGGTCGACGCGGGCGTGCGGCAGTTCCTCGACCTGGGCTCGGGTATCCCGACGGTCGGCAACGTGCACGAGATCGCGCAGAAGGCGGCACCCGAGTCACGCGTGGTGTACGTGGACTACGAGGACGTCGCCGTCGCGCACAGCCGGATGATCCTGGAGCACGACGACCAGTCGGCCGTCCTCCAGGAGGACATGACCGACCCGCACGCGGTGCTCGCCGGTGTCCGGAAGACGGGCCTGATCGACTTCAGCGAGCCGGTCGGCGTGCTCACCGTCGGCGTCTTCCACTTCGTGCCACCGGAACGCGATCCGGCGGGCGTGGTCGCCGTGTACCGGGACGCCGTCGTGCCCGGCAGCTACCTGGCGCTGTCCCAGTTCACCGCCGACCTCCAGCCGGAGGAGATGGCCGGGATCGTCGCGGTGATGAAGAACAGCGCGAACCCGATGTTCCCGCGCGGCCACGCCGAGATCGCCGCCCTGTTCGAGGGCTTCGACCTGGTCGAACCGGGTGTGGTCCCGCTGCCGCTGTGGCGACCGGAGGACGGCGCCGTCGACGAGGACGCGGACCGGGCCGGGATCTTCGCCGGGGTCGGCCGCAAGACGTGA
- a CDS encoding TetR/AcrR family transcriptional regulator, whose protein sequence is MRRQPVQQRGAATVTAIVDACASLLNDYDYDDITTARIVELAGVPIGSFYQYFPDKRSVVHALALRGMEDYLARVESLFTEGRLSTDWRAAVQQVVGIYLRMLVEIPGFGRVRFSDMLDGHRLDASVDQYELMAERLRDLFVGRFAVRGDAPVSLTFRMAAQTADAMFKLAERVEPDERPVVLRTADQMITKMLSGIFDTV, encoded by the coding sequence ATGCGTCGTCAGCCCGTTCAGCAGCGCGGCGCCGCCACGGTGACCGCGATTGTCGATGCCTGCGCGTCGCTGCTCAACGACTACGACTACGACGACATCACCACAGCCCGGATCGTCGAGCTCGCAGGCGTGCCAATTGGATCGTTCTACCAATACTTCCCGGACAAGCGTTCCGTTGTGCACGCGTTGGCGTTGCGCGGCATGGAGGACTACCTGGCCCGGGTCGAATCGCTGTTCACGGAGGGGCGGCTCTCGACGGACTGGCGGGCCGCGGTGCAGCAGGTCGTCGGCATCTACCTGCGGATGCTGGTCGAGATACCGGGCTTCGGCCGGGTCCGGTTCAGCGACATGCTCGACGGCCACCGGCTCGACGCGTCGGTCGACCAGTACGAGTTGATGGCCGAACGGCTGCGCGACCTGTTCGTCGGCCGCTTCGCGGTGCGCGGCGACGCGCCGGTCTCGTTGACGTTCCGGATGGCCGCCCAGACCGCCGACGCGATGTTCAAGCTGGCCGAACGGGTCGAGCCGGACGAGCGCCCGGTGGTGCTCCGCACCGCCGACCAGATGATCACGAAGATGCTGTCCGGGATCTTCGACACCGTCTAG
- a CDS encoding MarR family winged helix-turn-helix transcriptional regulator — protein sequence MSDEARSLTDVVTRLRRALRTSIRSEWPWDALPMAQVELLQTLAERSPMRVGDLAAELRLAPNTVSGLVGQLIESGLVERGGDPSDRRVARLSVTPQGHEQLAFWQAAHEKRIGSALDKLDPAERADVVRALAALDHLVDHLRAH from the coding sequence ATGTCAGACGAGGCACGCTCGCTCACCGACGTGGTCACGAGGCTGCGTCGGGCGTTGCGCACGAGCATCCGTTCGGAATGGCCGTGGGACGCCCTCCCGATGGCGCAGGTGGAGCTGCTCCAGACGCTCGCCGAGCGTTCGCCGATGCGCGTGGGCGACCTCGCGGCGGAACTGCGGCTCGCGCCCAACACGGTCAGCGGCCTCGTCGGCCAGCTGATCGAGAGCGGTCTGGTCGAGCGGGGCGGCGACCCGAGCGACCGCCGCGTGGCCCGGCTTTCGGTGACGCCGCAGGGGCATGAGCAGCTGGCCTTCTGGCAGGCCGCGCACGAGAAGCGCATCGGATCGGCGCTGGACAAGCTCGATCCGGCGGAACGCGCCGACGTGGTCCGCGCCTTGGCGGCTCTCGACCACCTGGTGGACCACCTGCGTGCGCACTGA
- a CDS encoding HelD family protein, whose protein sequence is MSSPSDDLRLAETESEQEYVSMLYSRLDDLREQSSKRLAGALRQTGGTHQMRSERDTSVAMYSDQLAQYSAVENGLCFGRLDFHTDDRFYIGRIGLFDEDKEYEPLLMDWRAPAARPFYLATATAPDGVRRRRHLRTKQRKVVGFDDELLDINSVDLDRPSEGLTGEATLLAAVNASRTGQMGDIVATIQAEQDKIIRTELNGVVVVQGGPGTGKTAVALHRAAYLLYTHRRQLAKRGVLVVGPNATFLRYIGQVLPSLGETGVLLSTVGELFPGLTAVGREPAEASALKGRISMADVVAHAIRDRQEAPGLVEVPFEQDVLRLDRRAITEARGRARRTRRPHNEARRTFQREIISTLASQAVSRLGRHLLDQADIDDIRRELREDPGVQTAIAKLWPNLTPQQLLEDLYASPKLIAKATPKLSPDERALLARPRGSEWTPADVPLLDEAAELLGEDDTEAKARTERQRRQAIDYAQGVLDILDLEDDADPDILMATDLVDAYKLAERHGAERYETAAERAAADRTWTFGHIIVDEAQELSPMAWRTLMRRCPSKSMTVVGDIAQTGDIAGASSWGEVLSPYVMNRWKLTELTVNYRTPSEIMAVAADVLASVDPDLVPPTSVRDSGFEPWCVRAPSLSEALPSVVDKEISAIGDGKLAVIVPSASVASLRAAVPGASDDLDTQVVVLGVTDAKGLEFDSVLVVDPAGILAESPRGASDLYVALTRATQRLGVVYTGELPEVLGRLAADG, encoded by the coding sequence TTGTCAAGCCCCTCCGATGACCTCCGGCTCGCGGAAACCGAGTCGGAGCAGGAATACGTGTCGATGCTGTACAGCAGGCTGGACGACCTCCGCGAACAGAGCTCGAAGCGCCTGGCCGGGGCGTTGCGGCAAACCGGCGGAACACACCAGATGCGGTCCGAACGGGACACTTCGGTGGCCATGTACTCGGACCAGTTGGCGCAGTACAGCGCGGTGGAGAACGGGCTGTGCTTCGGCCGGCTCGACTTCCACACCGACGACCGGTTCTACATCGGCCGGATCGGCTTGTTCGACGAGGACAAGGAGTACGAGCCGCTGCTGATGGACTGGCGCGCGCCCGCCGCCCGCCCGTTCTACCTGGCCACGGCCACCGCGCCGGACGGCGTGCGCCGGCGCAGGCACCTGCGGACCAAGCAGCGCAAGGTCGTCGGTTTCGACGACGAACTGCTGGACATCAACTCGGTCGACCTCGACCGCCCGTCCGAGGGCCTGACCGGCGAGGCCACCCTGCTGGCCGCGGTGAACGCGAGCCGCACCGGCCAGATGGGCGACATCGTCGCGACCATCCAGGCCGAGCAGGACAAGATCATCCGCACCGAGCTGAACGGCGTGGTCGTCGTGCAGGGCGGTCCGGGCACGGGCAAGACGGCCGTGGCGCTGCACCGCGCCGCGTACCTCCTCTACACGCACCGGCGGCAGCTGGCGAAGCGCGGCGTGCTGGTGGTCGGGCCGAACGCGACGTTCCTGCGGTACATCGGGCAGGTGCTGCCGTCGCTGGGCGAGACGGGCGTGCTGCTGTCGACCGTCGGCGAGCTGTTCCCCGGCCTGACCGCCGTCGGCCGCGAGCCCGCCGAGGCGTCCGCGCTCAAGGGCCGGATCAGCATGGCGGACGTGGTGGCGCACGCGATCCGGGACCGGCAGGAGGCGCCGGGCCTGGTCGAGGTCCCGTTCGAGCAGGACGTGCTGCGGCTGGACCGGCGGGCCATCACCGAAGCGCGAGGGCGTGCGCGGCGCACCAGGCGTCCGCACAACGAGGCGCGGAGGACGTTCCAGCGCGAGATCATCTCCACGCTGGCGTCGCAGGCCGTGTCCCGGCTGGGTCGGCACCTGCTGGACCAGGCGGACATCGACGACATCCGGCGCGAGCTGCGCGAGGACCCGGGCGTGCAGACGGCGATCGCGAAGCTGTGGCCGAACCTGACCCCGCAGCAGCTCCTCGAAGACCTCTACGCGTCGCCGAAGCTGATCGCCAAGGCCACCCCGAAGCTCTCCCCCGACGAACGCGCGCTGCTGGCCCGTCCGCGCGGCTCCGAGTGGACGCCCGCCGACGTGCCGCTGCTGGACGAGGCGGCGGAACTGCTCGGCGAGGACGACACCGAGGCCAAGGCGCGGACCGAGCGGCAGCGGCGGCAGGCGATCGACTACGCGCAGGGCGTGCTGGACATCCTGGACCTCGAGGACGACGCCGACCCGGACATCCTGATGGCGACCGACCTGGTCGACGCCTACAAGCTGGCCGAGCGGCACGGCGCGGAGCGCTACGAGACGGCGGCCGAGCGGGCCGCGGCGGACCGGACGTGGACGTTCGGGCACATCATCGTGGACGAGGCGCAGGAGCTGTCCCCGATGGCTTGGCGGACGTTGATGCGGCGGTGCCCGTCCAAGTCGATGACCGTGGTCGGCGACATCGCGCAGACCGGCGACATCGCGGGGGCGTCGTCGTGGGGCGAGGTGCTGTCCCCGTACGTGATGAACCGCTGGAAGCTCACCGAGCTGACGGTGAACTACCGGACGCCGTCGGAGATCATGGCCGTGGCGGCGGACGTGCTGGCTTCGGTCGACCCGGACCTGGTGCCACCGACTTCGGTGCGGGACAGCGGGTTCGAGCCGTGGTGCGTGCGGGCGCCGTCGCTGTCCGAGGCGCTGCCTTCCGTGGTGGACAAGGAGATCTCGGCGATCGGGGACGGCAAGCTGGCGGTGATCGTGCCGTCGGCTTCGGTGGCGTCGCTGCGTGCCGCCGTGCCGGGCGCTTCGGACGATCTCGACACCCAGGTCGTGGTGCTGGGGGTGACCGACGCGAAGGGCCTGGAGTTCGACTCGGTGCTGGTGGTCGACCCGGCGGGCATCCTGGCCGAGTCACCGCGCGGCGCGAGCGACCTGTACGTGGCGCTGACCCGTGCCACGCAACGGCTCGGCGTCGTCTACACCGGCGAGCTGCCGGAGGTGCTGGGGAGGCTGGCGGCGGACGGGTGA
- a CDS encoding MFS transporter, which yields MNRSWRSLLVAESPRPRRVAAWSGAPWLAVATVCLGAFLGQFDASVVTLALPALRDEFGASPEWVSLAYLLTLAALVAPIGKWSDRRGRKLVYLYGFVVFTGASAACALAPNMETLIAFRVVQALGAAMLQANSVALVVAAVPRERMRRALGVQATAQALGLALGPTVGGLLVEAFGWQWVFAINVPIGVLALVAGHFLLPRTHERGVGPVDGIAVVLLATATTALLLVLSGASPFLLLLALPAGVGYVWREPLVRRVKGGLFGAFCGYLVLFGPLVLVPFTSSGSPLAIGLVLTALPVGFALGAALPLKLPRAGAALSTVACAALAWQVHPIALAALGFGLGLFTPANNATILGALPQGDAGSGGGLVNLARALGTAFGVALPLFMHAQYGPRVAFWTLAVVASLTVCTPIRGNRSHPCPLAGPHQ from the coding sequence ATGAATCGGTCGTGGCGCAGCCTGCTCGTCGCGGAGTCCCCCCGTCCGCGACGCGTCGCCGCCTGGTCAGGGGCGCCCTGGCTCGCGGTCGCCACGGTCTGCCTCGGCGCGTTCCTCGGGCAGTTCGACGCGAGCGTGGTCACACTCGCCCTGCCCGCATTGCGGGACGAGTTCGGCGCGTCACCGGAGTGGGTCTCGCTCGCCTACCTGCTCACGCTGGCCGCCCTCGTCGCGCCCATCGGGAAGTGGTCGGACCGGCGCGGGCGCAAGCTCGTCTACCTCTACGGGTTCGTCGTGTTCACCGGCGCGTCGGCGGCGTGCGCGTTGGCGCCGAACATGGAGACGCTGATCGCGTTCCGGGTCGTGCAGGCGTTGGGCGCGGCGATGTTGCAGGCCAACAGCGTGGCGCTGGTGGTGGCGGCCGTGCCGCGCGAACGGATGCGTCGCGCGTTGGGCGTCCAGGCCACCGCGCAGGCGTTGGGGCTGGCGCTGGGTCCGACCGTCGGCGGCCTGCTGGTCGAGGCGTTCGGCTGGCAGTGGGTGTTCGCGATCAACGTCCCGATCGGTGTCCTCGCGCTGGTCGCGGGCCACTTCCTGCTCCCGCGCACGCACGAGCGCGGCGTCGGGCCGGTGGACGGGATCGCCGTCGTCCTGCTCGCCACGGCCACCACCGCGTTGCTGCTGGTGCTGTCCGGCGCGAGCCCGTTCCTCTTGTTGCTCGCGCTGCCGGCGGGCGTCGGCTACGTGTGGCGCGAACCGCTGGTCCGCCGGGTGAAGGGCGGGCTGTTCGGTGCGTTCTGCGGGTACCTGGTGCTGTTCGGACCGCTGGTCCTGGTGCCGTTCACGTCCAGCGGCAGCCCACTCGCCATCGGCCTGGTGCTCACCGCGCTCCCGGTCGGGTTCGCGCTCGGCGCGGCGCTCCCGCTCAAGCTGCCGAGGGCGGGCGCGGCACTGTCCACAGTGGCCTGTGCGGCGCTGGCCTGGCAGGTTCACCCGATCGCACTGGCCGCGTTGGGCTTCGGGCTCGGCCTGTTCACGCCGGCCAACAACGCGACCATCCTCGGCGCCCTCCCCCAGGGTGATGCCGGATCGGGTGGCGGCCTGGTGAACCTCGCCCGTGCGCTCGGCACCGCGTTCGGGGTGGCGTTGCCGCTGTTCATGCACGCGCAGTACGGACCCAGAGTGGCTTTCTGGACACTCGCAGTGGTCGCATCCCTCACTGTGTGTACGCCGATCAGGGGCAACCGGTCCCACCCCTGCCCCCTCGCCGGTCCACATCAGTAA
- a CDS encoding S8 family peptidase, translating to MRNAALLAAGTLALSVAVAPSASAGLLAPVSTSLASQLSGGSAGTVFVHGTDLSAAERAVRGSGLSRITSFDRIGVVAARGTAAQITAARAAAGVTYVEANRPIEFTGSTSHTATRGLEARQTLTGANGQALDGSGVTVAVIDSGVDPTHPAFRQPNGQTKIVRNLKSVCLDEASTGTGCILDVPNTVDTDLLAVGGHGTHVTGIAVGSDTTLTDGTVVRGAAPGAKAVVISTGAVLFIIGADAALNWVLENHRAPCGAGVPASVCPPIKAINNSYGPSGGGAFDPNSTTVKLQRALAAEGVVTVWANGNDGGDGSANLSNPPGQDPTPGVLSVASYHDLGTGTRDGAVSEYSSRGLATDSSTWPDISAPGEDITSACRLYLVICATGLKPQNGPGLLDVGTFNTISGTSMAAPHITGIVAQLFQANPSATPAQIEAALKSTAYKYGSGYRTVGSHTSSHDKGTGLVDVVAAARALGAA from the coding sequence ATGCGCAACGCCGCCCTGCTCGCGGCGGGAACGCTGGCACTGTCCGTCGCGGTCGCCCCGTCCGCCTCGGCCGGTCTGCTCGCCCCCGTCTCGACATCGCTCGCCAGTCAGTTGTCCGGTGGTTCCGCCGGAACCGTCTTCGTCCACGGCACCGATCTCTCCGCCGCCGAACGCGCCGTGCGCGGGTCCGGCCTGAGTCGCATCACCAGCTTCGACCGCATCGGCGTGGTCGCCGCCCGCGGCACCGCCGCGCAGATCACCGCCGCCCGTGCCGCCGCCGGCGTGACGTACGTCGAGGCGAACCGGCCGATCGAGTTCACCGGGTCCACTTCGCACACCGCCACCCGCGGGCTCGAAGCGCGCCAGACCCTGACCGGCGCGAACGGCCAGGCCCTGGACGGCAGCGGCGTCACCGTCGCGGTGATCGACTCCGGGGTCGACCCGACGCACCCTGCGTTCCGGCAGCCGAACGGCCAAACCAAGATCGTCCGCAACCTCAAGAGCGTGTGCCTGGACGAGGCGAGTACCGGAACGGGCTGCATCCTCGACGTCCCGAACACCGTCGACACCGACCTGCTCGCGGTCGGCGGCCACGGCACGCACGTCACCGGCATCGCGGTCGGCAGCGACACCACGCTGACCGACGGCACGGTGGTGCGCGGCGCGGCGCCCGGCGCGAAGGCCGTGGTGATCTCGACCGGCGCGGTGCTGTTCATCATCGGCGCGGACGCGGCGCTGAACTGGGTGCTGGAGAACCACCGCGCGCCGTGCGGTGCGGGCGTTCCGGCGTCGGTGTGCCCGCCGATCAAGGCGATCAACAACTCCTACGGCCCGTCCGGCGGCGGGGCGTTCGACCCGAACTCGACCACGGTCAAGCTCCAGCGCGCGTTGGCGGCCGAGGGTGTCGTGACGGTGTGGGCGAACGGCAACGACGGCGGTGACGGCAGCGCGAACCTGTCCAACCCGCCCGGCCAGGACCCGACGCCCGGCGTGCTGTCAGTGGCGTCGTACCACGACCTCGGCACCGGCACCCGGGACGGCGCGGTGTCGGAGTACTCGTCCCGCGGTCTGGCGACGGACTCCTCGACGTGGCCGGACATCTCCGCGCCGGGCGAGGACATCACGTCGGCGTGCCGGCTGTACCTGGTGATCTGTGCGACGGGGCTCAAGCCGCAGAACGGGCCCGGCTTGCTCGACGTCGGCACGTTCAACACGATCAGCGGCACGTCGATGGCCGCGCCGCACATCACCGGCATCGTGGCGCAGCTGTTCCAGGCGAATCCGTCGGCCACGCCCGCGCAGATCGAGGCGGCGCTGAAGTCGACGGCGTACAAGTACGGTTCCGGCTACCGGACCGTCGGTTCCCACACGTCCAGCCATGACAAGGGAACGGGCTTGGTCGACGTCGTCGCCGCGGCTCGCGCGCTCGGCGCCGCTTGA
- a CDS encoding DUF3145 domain-containing protein produces the protein MSTRGSSSGVVYVHSSPSAVCPHVEWAISGTLGERADLKWAAQPAAPGQLRAECNWTGDAGTGARLVSALRAWPMLRFEVTEDPSPGVDGVRYCFAPVLGLWHARTSANGDIVVSEDQLRSLAARSRGGESFAHGVDEILGAAWDDALEPFRRAGDGAPVTWLHRVG, from the coding sequence GTGAGCACCCGTGGCAGCAGCAGTGGCGTGGTCTACGTCCACTCGTCGCCGTCTGCGGTCTGTCCGCACGTCGAGTGGGCGATCTCGGGCACCCTCGGTGAGCGAGCGGACCTCAAGTGGGCGGCGCAGCCCGCGGCGCCTGGGCAGTTGCGCGCCGAATGCAACTGGACCGGCGACGCCGGCACCGGGGCCCGACTCGTGTCCGCCCTCAGGGCGTGGCCGATGCTCAGGTTCGAGGTGACGGAAGACCCGAGTCCGGGAGTGGACGGCGTGCGGTACTGCTTCGCGCCCGTGCTGGGTCTGTGGCATGCGCGCACCAGCGCGAACGGCGACATCGTCGTGTCCGAAGACCAACTCCGATCCCTGGCCGCCCGCAGCAGGGGCGGCGAGTCGTTCGCGCACGGCGTGGACGAGATCCTGGGCGCGGCATGGGACGACGCCCTGGAGCCGTTCCGCCGCGCGGGCGACGGCGCCCCCGTCACCTGGCTCCACCGCGTGGGCTGA